The DNA region GACGAAGTAAAAAAGCAATTTATCGCCGGAATGTTAAGCGCGACGACGGTTGCAACTTGAGGGAGCGACGAAAGGCAAAGATTAGTAGTCTATGTATTTTTGTTGGTAATGGTACCGTACGATGACTTCTATAATCTGCTTGGGAGTATAATTTGCTCAATTAGATTTAGTTTTAGGCAAAACGCAAAATAATAAATTGCTGATATTGTTTTTAaccttttgctttttaatttgttactaTATATAACCATGCTGCGGATCGCATTAATTTTGTGTTAGTACAAcagtggtttgtttgatttgttaaaaGACCCATCTTTTTGGGCCTGCATTAGgcccatatataaataagtgGCTTTGAATCTGACCTAGCTTTATATACTCTGTTccttcttctctactctctcaCGGCAAATGACAGAACATGAATGATtcgaagaaagagagattcaaTTTACAAGTCGGGATTTAAGATAGATTTGTATCATAAACCATGTATGTTCATGGGATCAAAATCTCAGAGATATTCCTCCCCCAAGAAGAGCCTGAAGAGAACATGAAAATAGCTAGTGCGAGGCATCATCGGTTGCAGATGACGGTAGCAGTGAGTGAACAGAGTCGGTCGTTGGGAGCCTGGTCTGAGTCCAGTTGTAGTTTGTATAACCAGTTAGTATGGTACACACTTATGAAtcagatatttttataaaacaattggACACTTTCTATGCNTTCCAGGAGACTGGCCAGCAGGAAGTGGTCCACCTGAGAATTGAAGACACGAATCCAGATTTTGGTATGTAAGGTACAAGGAGTTGTGTTTAGCAGATGTTTGATCAAGATTTGTTTGATCACGTGTACCTTTATCTCCTCGTTGGTAATCTTCCCACCTAAGCTCCTCATGGTTTTTATCTTTGTATGCTGGCATGGCAGAAATAGATTCCAACTTTCCAGCAGGCTGCGTACCGCTCCCTGCCTCTGCCTCAACTGTCGGTGCATAAGGCACGGCTCGACTACCCCCTTGTTGACCACCGAAAGGTGATTGACCAAAACCAGAACCCCCAAAATTTGGGGTTGAAGCCTGCGCACCTGCAAAACAAATCATGCAAACATATTTCGTCACCCCTTTATTCAAATGACTAACACAACGATTAgcagttaaaatattttactggGACATGCTAAAGAAAGAACCTTGACCTCCAAAAGGAGATGGTGTAGAGCCAAAAGCGCTGCTACCAAACGCGGATGTAGACTGCTGGCCAAAGGCTGGCGAGGAGCCAAAACTAAAGGATGAGGTATTTGATGCCCCAAAAGAAGGTGTACTGGATGCCCCAAAGGCAGGTGTACTGGATGCCCCAAAGGCAGGTGTACTAGATGCCCCAAAGGCAGGTGTACTTGATGCACCAAATGCAGGAGTGCCTGATGCACCAAAAGCAGGGGTGCTTGAAGCTCCAAAAGCAGGGGTGCTTGATGCTCCAAAAGCACCTCCAGAACCAAAGCCAGTGTTGCCAAACGTGGTGCCAGTGCTACCAAAAGCTGGAGTCGGTGACGCGCCAAATGCAGGTGTGTTTGTGACGCCAAAGGAGGGAGAGTTTGAGGCGCCAAAGGCAGGCGTGCTTGTGGCACCAAAGGCAGGCGTGCTCGATGCACCAAACGAGGGTGTGCTAGTGACACCGAAGGAAGGCGTGCTTGATGCGCCAAAGGCAGGTGTGTTTGTGGCACCAAAAGGTGTAGATGAACCAAAAGTACTGTTTCCAAATGCAGGTTGGGATTGCTGCATCGTGCTTCCAAAAGGATTTGACTGGGGCGTTGAAAATCCCAAAGGTTTCTGCCCAAAACCAGAAGACCCTGAAAAGGGAACAAATAAATTAGCTTAATCGCCAGAAGCATATGTATAACTAATGACAGAAAAACCAAGGACTAATGAGAACCTGAactaaatcaataaaacaaaaaggaaattagGAGCTAATCTATAAAAAGAAACAGTACAAAGAGGTCACCGAAAAACCAAAgacataaaatatattcataCCCTAGAAAAGCAATAAATCAATGAGGTCACTGAAAAACCATAAAATGAGATCCATATAAGGTACTTACCACCAAAAGGTGAAGATGCTGGAGATGCTCCAAAGGCCGGAGTAGAATTCCCAAATGCTGGTGATGAAGAAGCTCCAAAAGTTGGGGTGGAGGCGAAGGGAGAGGATGCTTGAGGTGCACCAAAAACACCGGTTGAAGTGCTTCCAAATATTGAACTTCCCGTCTGTGCAGCAAAAGGAGTAGACGTACCAAACTGTGTTGCTGGAGCAAAGGGATTATTACTACTTGAATTGCTGGTCTGACCAAATAAAGATTGGGACGCAAATGGGCTGCTACCAGATGACTGTCCAAAagctataagaaaaaaaaatcagaaggtCAATTTTCTTATCTAGTACTATTACATAACAAAGAAGTAGCATAAAACTATAAAGAGAATAACGAAATAGAAGGCTACAGAAACCAACAAATAAGTATATGATAGAATCACTTACGATTAGATGAGCCAAACATCTTCCTCTGTAGTTTGACAACGGAGGGCCAAGCCAAAAGAAACTATTTTATCTTGTAgctggaaaaaagaaaatttcttagGAAAAGATAACAACAAGAAATAAATGCATATAAGCAACACCATATCGGTAAGAGCTGGTTCTaaaattcaaacacaataaacatgCGTAACTATACTAGAATTCAACATCAACTTAAGTTGGTTCATGCGTGGGGAGAAGGAACTGAAACTCCTAAAGAAATTACGAGAAGAAAGGACCAAGTAAAACATTACGCCAATCAGCTGGGGAAcaagaaaatacataataaactGGTATGACTGAGAGATGACGAAACTCTAAACCTATTATTCACTAGGCGATAACGAACCTCTAAAACCAATGAACTAAGCAACACCACAAATAGAATTCATCCACTCAGAAATTGACTATGTTCATAAACGTGAGTAACGATTGAAAGAAGGAGGAATCACCTATGAGTCCGATGTAAAAAGGGGGGAACAaggtcacacacacacacacacacacgttcTTCGATCAATCACATATGCCACGAATAATATCAAACGACTCTCAGAGAGACCAAGAGCGGAAGCTCCGATCGTCTGCAAGGAAGAAATTAGGGTTCAGGAGTCAAATCGTCGAGAAGGGAATAGGTTCGGCgtggaatcaaatcaaatatggAGTAGAAACTAAAACGATTAGGGGGAAAATGGAACCTGAAAACGAGGAGCTCGATCTGAAAACCGACGAAGTAAAAAAGCAATTTATCGCCGGAATGTTAAGCGCGACGACGGTTGCAACTTGAGGGAGCGACGAAAGGCAAAGATTAGTAGTCTATGTATTTTTGTTGGTAATGGTACCGTACGATGACTTCTATAATCTGCTTGGGAGTATAATTTGCTCAATTAGATTTAGTTTTAGGCAAAACGCAAAATAATAAATTGCTGATATTGTTTTTAaccttttgctttttaatttgttactaTATATAACCATGCTGCGGATCGCATTAATTTTGTGTTAGTACAAcagtggtttgtttgatttgttaaaaGACCCATCTTTTTGGGCCTGCATTAGgcccatatataaataagtgGCTTTGAATCTGACCTAGCTTTATATACTCTGTTccttcttctctactctctcaCGGCAAATGACAGAACATGAATGATtcgaagaaagagagattcaaTTTACAAGTCGGGATTTAAGATAGATTTGTATCATAAACCATGTATGTTCATGGGATCAAAATCTCAGAGATATTCCTCCCCCAAGAAGAGCCTGAAGAGAACATGAAAATAGCTAGTGCGAGGCATCATCGGTTGCAGATGACGGTAGCAGTGAGTGAACAGAGTCGGTCGTTGGGAGCCTGGTCTGAGTCCAGTTGTAGTTTGTATAACCAGTTAGTATGGTACACACTTATGAAtcagatatttttataaaacaattggACACTTTCTATGCCATGCTCATGAGCTGAGAGAGATGCAACAATACTTACActtcattgcatttgcatcgTCAGGTGGATCTTGGAGTTCCATGCTTTGCTACACAGTAGAAACTCCTATATGGAGTTTTTTTTAGACAGAAAAGGAACCCTAACGACAACCATTACTCTCCTTCTATGAAGGAACCTTGATGCAAACCATTATCTCTCGTTCTATGTACTGATCTCTTGTTCTtttacacaacaacaacaagcaaagCGAAGTATGTGTCAGGGTTTAACATTATGCAGGTTTCCAAATTAAGGCTCAGATATATATGGTTTACAGGATTCCAAATTCTGACTCAAATACATTATTTCTAAAAGCACCACGCTCAGCTAATTAACTTGGAAAGATTTGATACAGAGTTGACAGCATCATCATGTTCCATTATTACAAAACTCGTTGATAAGGTTGTCTAAATTCTTCCAAGACGAACCGATACCTTCTTCCAAAGCCTTCTTCGCCACCTTACCATATGCTTCGATATTCTTCCTCAGCTCTTTACCTTTCTCTCCCTCCATCAACTCCTTCACTTTCTGTgcaatctcttctcttctcacgACCCCTTCACTCTCCGTCACCACTCTCTCCGCCACTCTCAGCTCTTCCACCACCAAAATCGCATTCAGAGGTTGCTCCGCCGCTAAAGGAAACGCCAAGATTGGAACCTTGGAGCAAATGCTCTCCATCAGAGAATTCCACCCACAATGGCTCAAGAACCCTCTGACACTCTCGTGCTCTAATATCTTTCTCTGATCAACCCATTCATCTCTCACTATCATTCCTCTTTCTCCCACTCTCTCTACAAACCTTTCTCCTATTTCATTTCCTTTGAACACCCACAAAAAGTTCACCTGCGATTCTTCTAGCCCTAAAGCAATCTCCTCTAGTTGTTCTCTCGAGATCTCCGCTTGTGATCCGAAAGCCACGTAGAGAACATTGCATCCCTTGTCTCGCTTTTTATCAAGCCAATTCATCCATCTAGGCTTGACCTTCTCTTCTACTTCACCCTCCAAGCTGCCAGATCCCAAAAGAGTAAGTAACTAAGtatctttatttttatcatcGATTAGTTCCAACCTCTACTTACACCAACTAGACTTATTTATACAGAAACATAATTATAGTGAACTTACAAGTTATTCATATAACAAAGCGGTCCAAGTGCCCATGGCTTGAGCTCGCGTTTACGCTTGTAGAAATCTAGAAACACGGGCTCAAGGTCGTCGAACGTGTTGAAAATGATA from Camelina sativa cultivar DH55 chromosome 3, Cs, whole genome shotgun sequence includes:
- the LOC104778658 gene encoding nuclear pore complex protein NUP98A, giving the protein MFGSSNPFGQSSGSSPFASQSLFGQTSNSSSNNPFAPATQFGTSTPFAAQTGSSIFGSTSTGVFGAPQASSPFASTPTFGASSSPAFGNSTPAFGASPASSPFGGSSGFGQKPLGFSTPQSNPFGSTMQQSQPAFGNSTFGSSTPFGATNTPAFGASSTPSFGVTSTPSFGASSTPAFGATSTPAFGASNSPSFGVTNTPAFGASPTPAFGSTGTTFGNTGFGSGGAFGASSTPAFGASSTPAFGASGTPAFGASSTPAFGASSTPAFGASSTPAFGASSTPSFGASNTSSFSFGSSPAFGQQSTSAFGSSAFGSTPSPFGGQGAQASTPNFGGSGFGQSPFGGQQGGSRAVPYAPTVEAEAGSGTQPAGKLESISAMPAYKDKNHEELRWEDYQRGDKGGPLPAGQSPGXHRKCPIVL
- the LOC104768734 gene encoding UDP-glycosyltransferase 90A2 gives rise to the protein MHRSQFSMELEKVHVVLFPYLSKGHMIPMLQLARLLLSHSYARDISVTVFTTPLNRPFVTDSLSCTKATIIDVPFPDNVPEIPPGIECTDKLPALSSLFVPFTRATKLMQSDFERELMSLPRVSFMVSDGFLWWTQESARKLGFPRLVFLGMNCASTSISDSVFRNQLLSKVKSETEPVSVPEFPWIKVRKCDFVKDMFSPKPTTDPGFKLILDQVTSMNQSQGIIFNTFDDLEPVFLDFYKRKRELKPWALGPLCYMNNFLEGEVEEKVKPRWMNWLDKKRDKGCNVLYVAFGSQAEISREQLEEIALGLEESQVNFLWVFKGNEIGERFVERVGERGMIVRDEWVDQRKILEHESVRGFLSHCGWNSLMESICSKVPILAFPLAAEQPLNAILVVEELRVAERVVTESEGVVRREEIAQKVKELMEGEKGKELRKNIEAYGKVAKKALEEGIGSSWKNLDNLINEFCNNGT